The following proteins come from a genomic window of Candidatus Obscuribacter sp.:
- a CDS encoding tetratricopeptide repeat protein: MSKTTRPLSALALSLTLSFVLPGLLAHNFESSAAFAKSGKTAKKSSAAKSDFVSIDNQTMTLMNNGEWLKVSDRLNKLLSLDKRDITKLSEAQRCKRAYQQAWLSFAYMYQAKSKELDSLNDTVKSENSKSPIKTTSAYGQRIAIASQIVDAMHLVGQSKYDDAQKLLMDLDKNSYDLLTSDCLYHFAQACVDGKKGLSLVACQRARMAFNCDSRFTWALRTIAFLEQKLLKDNTTAEAVLIEALGIDPRMTEAREMLIDIKLARNDFDGAVDAATRGIKLNSKSGAAHFRLGQIYSQQWRLKEAIREFNLAIALDDKPGVAKYYRSRATAKKLSGDLPGAIIDQTSAVALSKDKSFELVELADLNMQAGNTNKSIDNLREAVTFDPENQAIREKLYKLLIAEKRYDDLASEYSEQIARHPKNASLHLGYANILLALGKDEKAVEEFKESANLSQTDPSPHRALGAYYIQKRQFVLAAKEYTRALNIVPTSIKDMVALGFCYAEDDDYMKAEAAFVTAMALQQLTPGLNPDDPGRVDVMRSLACLLFDEGRYGEAATQFENLVVGFKNKGATADDAFLLAKSKLLRDLTDNSARSMLAVYEVLSPGKKEAFRYGMIEALIDAGMVQMARHELDKMPTESRADNALYGLYDSACLRLEGKIDEALAAIKKVEPLADSVKADNPSLASRIYVEEARIELAKGDTDKAAKAADHAVSTYDKSYPAYLAQAEIASKKGEIKQATEAAHKAIVLNPYYAPAYMVAGRAQMDSTVDKEQKQGLENLKKSIELYPGWIEAHRYLLKGYQKVQMEDEARREATLISTLEAKAKEQ, encoded by the coding sequence ATGTCCAAAACAACTAGACCACTATCTGCTCTGGCTCTATCTTTGACCCTGTCGTTTGTATTACCTGGCTTGCTCGCTCACAACTTTGAGTCCAGTGCCGCTTTTGCCAAAAGTGGCAAGACAGCCAAAAAGAGCAGTGCCGCCAAGAGTGATTTTGTCAGTATAGATAATCAGACTATGACTCTGATGAATAACGGCGAATGGCTCAAAGTCTCAGATCGTCTCAATAAGCTTTTGTCACTGGATAAGCGTGATATCACCAAGCTGAGCGAGGCGCAAAGATGTAAGCGTGCTTACCAGCAAGCCTGGCTCTCATTTGCTTATATGTATCAGGCTAAGTCTAAAGAACTCGATAGTCTTAACGACACTGTCAAAAGCGAAAACTCTAAAAGTCCCATCAAGACAACGAGCGCTTATGGACAGCGAATTGCCATTGCCAGTCAAATAGTCGATGCCATGCATCTCGTTGGTCAATCCAAATATGACGACGCACAAAAGCTGCTCATGGATCTCGACAAAAATAGCTACGATTTGCTCACCAGCGATTGTCTCTATCATTTTGCTCAGGCTTGTGTTGATGGCAAAAAGGGGCTATCTCTGGTGGCCTGTCAGCGCGCCCGCATGGCTTTTAATTGCGATAGCCGCTTTACCTGGGCGCTGCGTACTATTGCCTTTCTTGAGCAAAAGCTGCTCAAGGATAACACCACTGCCGAAGCAGTCCTGATAGAGGCCTTAGGCATCGACCCACGTATGACTGAAGCGCGCGAGATGCTTATCGATATCAAGCTTGCTCGCAATGACTTTGATGGCGCAGTTGATGCCGCTACCCGCGGTATCAAGCTCAATAGTAAAAGTGGCGCTGCTCATTTTAGACTGGGGCAGATATACAGTCAGCAGTGGCGTCTAAAAGAAGCAATTAGAGAGTTTAACCTGGCTATTGCCCTCGATGACAAACCGGGTGTGGCAAAGTACTACCGCAGTCGTGCCACAGCCAAAAAATTATCTGGTGACTTGCCCGGTGCCATCATCGACCAAACCAGTGCTGTTGCCCTCTCTAAAGACAAGAGCTTTGAGCTTGTGGAGTTGGCTGATCTCAATATGCAGGCCGGCAATACCAACAAATCAATCGATAATTTGAGAGAAGCTGTCACCTTTGATCCAGAAAATCAAGCAATCAGAGAAAAGCTCTACAAACTTTTGATTGCCGAAAAACGCTATGACGACCTGGCCAGCGAATACTCTGAGCAAATCGCGCGCCACCCCAAAAACGCCAGCTTGCATCTGGGCTATGCCAATATCCTCCTGGCTCTTGGTAAAGACGAAAAGGCTGTTGAAGAGTTTAAAGAATCGGCCAACCTCAGTCAGACCGACCCGTCGCCCCACCGCGCTCTGGGTGCCTATTACATACAAAAGCGTCAGTTTGTCCTGGCTGCTAAAGAATACACTCGTGCTCTCAATATCGTGCCTACATCCATAAAAGATATGGTTGCTCTGGGCTTTTGTTATGCCGAAGACGACGACTATATGAAGGCTGAAGCAGCGTTTGTTACAGCTATGGCATTGCAACAACTTACTCCCGGTCTCAACCCTGATGACCCCGGCCGTGTGGATGTGATGCGCTCTCTGGCTTGCTTGCTCTTTGATGAGGGGCGTTATGGCGAGGCCGCTACGCAATTTGAAAATCTAGTGGTCGGCTTTAAAAATAAAGGCGCCACTGCCGATGATGCGTTTTTGCTGGCTAAAAGCAAGCTGTTGAGAGACCTCACCGACAACTCAGCGCGCTCTATGCTGGCTGTATACGAAGTGCTCTCACCCGGTAAAAAAGAAGCCTTTAGGTATGGCATGATCGAAGCCCTAATTGATGCTGGTATGGTTCAAATGGCTCGCCATGAGCTGGATAAGATGCCCACCGAAAGCCGGGCTGATAATGCACTTTATGGTCTGTATGACAGTGCCTGTCTCAGACTGGAAGGCAAAATCGATGAAGCTCTTGCTGCCATCAAAAAAGTGGAACCACTGGCTGACTCGGTTAAAGCTGACAATCCCAGTCTGGCCAGTCGCATCTATGTAGAAGAAGCGCGCATTGAGCTAGCTAAAGGAGACACTGACAAAGCCGCCAAAGCTGCCGACCACGCTGTCAGTACTTACGACAAATCTTATCCTGCCTATCTAGCTCAAGCAGAAATCGCCAGTAAAAAAGGTGAAATCAAACAAGCAACAGAAGCTGCTCACAAAGCCATCGTCCTCAATCCCTATTATGCGCCAGCCTATATGGTGGCTGGTCGGGCCCAGATGGACTCAACTGTGGACAAAGAGCAAAAGCAGGGACTGGAAAATCTCAAAAAATCAATTGAGCTATATCCCGGCTGGATTGAAGCTCATCGGTATCTGCTCAAAGGCTATCAAAAGGTGCAGATGGAAGACGAAGCCAGAAGAGAAGCAACTTTGATTAGCACCCTTGAGGCTAAAGCTAAAGAGCAATAG
- the mutS gene encoding DNA mismatch repair protein MutS, translating into MKTDNVPPSTSATEDEPKLSPMMRQYWEAKAQFPDALLFFRVGDFYELFDTDAQVAARELDIMLTGRPEQNYPNGRCPMAGVPYRAYEAYVARLLAKGYSVAICEQVGVAGDQKGPIERQIKRILTPGTVLESHLLPSRENNYLAAIVKGTGRDSERWGLAFVDASCGEFYVTELSEENLILELGRLRPSEVLAPLRVHKPGPDEVVPREVLEVPELVSDQYRFKGRPSMYFQHEPASRRILQTFEVSTLEGFGCEDMPLAISAAGAVLEYLERTQGGQRPFFEGISTYTVDGYLVLDANTRKNLELTETSRDRALNGSLLWAIDQTETAMGSRMLRKWLLKPLLSVEQIKARQDAIKELLEPSFKRDQVTAVIGRLCDLERMAVRVSAESVNPKELTAIGATLSVLPELTGLLKNSRSPYLSALKSMPQSLLDVKDKITAAIAEDPPRELTEGGIFRAGFSAELDEIRGLLGGGKQWIEDLQKREQERTGIKSLKVNFNKTFGYYIEVTNANQGLVPEDYIRKQTLTNAERYITPDLKEYEAKILNAEKNESDIEYKMFVEFRKSLTTLGAELHKIATQLANLDALLSLAKVAQDRKFVCPHVDDSLNLVIKQGRHPVLEKILPMGKYVSNDVRLNGKSDDHQLIILTGPNMAGKSSYLRQVALIVILAQMGSFVPAKEAHVGMVDRIFTRIGAVDDLTQGQSTFLVEMSETTQCCLSATERSLILLDEVGRGTSTYDGVAIAWSVAEYLAKEARSRTIFATHYHELNGLAGFFPQIVNYQVLVKEFEGRVEFIRTVTMGGASRSFGVQVARMAGLPGSIIDRAQYLINQMEKKGVASKILDGPRMRNIPMDEVMQLSLFEFGPEKTSKLGRNDVQNN; encoded by the coding sequence CAGCTACTGAGGACGAGCCCAAACTTTCTCCCATGATGCGTCAGTACTGGGAGGCTAAGGCTCAATTTCCTGATGCTTTGCTATTTTTTAGAGTGGGCGATTTTTACGAACTTTTTGATACAGACGCTCAGGTGGCAGCACGCGAGCTTGACATCATGCTCACCGGCAGACCGGAGCAAAACTATCCCAATGGACGCTGCCCCATGGCTGGTGTGCCATACCGGGCCTACGAAGCCTATGTGGCCAGACTCCTTGCTAAGGGGTATTCGGTAGCAATCTGCGAACAAGTGGGCGTAGCCGGCGATCAAAAGGGACCAATCGAAAGACAGATAAAGCGCATCCTGACACCAGGGACGGTGCTAGAGTCACATCTTTTGCCTAGCCGCGAGAACAACTATCTAGCTGCTATCGTCAAAGGCACAGGTCGCGATAGTGAGCGCTGGGGTCTGGCTTTTGTCGATGCCAGTTGTGGTGAGTTTTATGTTACTGAGCTTTCCGAAGAAAATTTGATCCTGGAGCTTGGTCGCTTGCGTCCATCCGAAGTGCTCGCACCCTTGCGTGTGCACAAGCCTGGACCTGATGAAGTGGTGCCTCGCGAAGTATTGGAAGTGCCAGAACTGGTGAGCGATCAGTACCGCTTTAAGGGCCGCCCATCCATGTACTTCCAGCATGAGCCGGCTAGCAGACGCATCTTGCAAACATTTGAAGTAAGTACTCTGGAAGGCTTTGGTTGCGAAGATATGCCCCTGGCTATCAGTGCGGCAGGCGCGGTACTGGAATATCTGGAGCGCACTCAGGGCGGACAGAGACCGTTTTTTGAAGGCATCTCTACCTATACAGTAGATGGCTATCTGGTGCTGGATGCCAATACTCGCAAAAATCTGGAATTAACCGAGACCTCGCGTGACCGTGCTCTCAATGGTAGTTTGCTCTGGGCTATTGACCAGACCGAAACAGCCATGGGTAGCCGCATGTTGCGCAAGTGGCTACTCAAGCCGCTTTTGTCTGTGGAGCAAATTAAAGCCAGACAGGACGCTATTAAAGAATTACTCGAACCAAGCTTTAAGCGCGATCAAGTAACGGCTGTAATCGGTCGCCTTTGTGATCTTGAGCGCATGGCTGTGAGGGTGTCTGCCGAGTCAGTCAATCCCAAAGAGCTCACCGCCATTGGTGCCACACTCTCTGTCCTGCCGGAATTAACTGGCTTGCTTAAAAACAGCCGCAGTCCTTATCTGAGTGCTCTCAAAAGCATGCCCCAGAGCTTGCTTGATGTCAAAGACAAAATCACTGCCGCCATTGCCGAAGACCCGCCGCGCGAGCTAACTGAAGGTGGCATTTTTAGAGCAGGCTTTAGTGCCGAGCTCGATGAAATAAGAGGACTACTGGGCGGTGGCAAACAGTGGATCGAGGACCTGCAAAAACGCGAGCAGGAGCGCACTGGTATCAAGAGTCTCAAAGTCAACTTTAACAAGACTTTTGGCTATTACATCGAGGTCACTAACGCCAATCAGGGGCTTGTGCCAGAAGACTATATCCGCAAACAGACTCTCACTAATGCCGAGCGTTATATCACGCCCGACCTAAAAGAATACGAAGCCAAAATCCTCAATGCCGAAAAGAACGAGTCAGATATCGAATACAAGATGTTTGTCGAGTTTAGGAAGTCACTCACTACTCTTGGCGCTGAGTTACACAAGATAGCTACTCAATTAGCCAATCTCGATGCTCTTTTGTCGCTTGCTAAAGTAGCCCAGGATCGTAAATTTGTCTGTCCTCATGTGGACGACAGTCTCAATCTAGTGATTAAACAGGGTCGCCATCCTGTATTAGAAAAAATCTTGCCCATGGGTAAGTACGTCTCCAATGACGTCAGGCTCAATGGCAAAAGTGATGACCATCAGTTGATTATCCTGACTGGACCTAACATGGCTGGTAAATCCAGTTATTTGAGACAGGTGGCATTGATTGTCATCCTCGCTCAGATGGGATCTTTTGTGCCAGCTAAAGAAGCACATGTAGGCATGGTCGATCGCATCTTTACTCGTATTGGTGCGGTGGATGATTTGACTCAAGGGCAGTCTACTTTTTTGGTGGAAATGTCTGAGACCACTCAGTGCTGTCTGTCGGCCACTGAGCGCTCACTGATATTGCTCGATGAAGTCGGTCGCGGCACCAGTACTTATGACGGTGTAGCCATTGCCTGGTCGGTGGCCGAATACCTGGCTAAAGAAGCGCGCTCTCGCACAATTTTTGCCACCCACTACCATGAGCTCAATGGTCTGGCTGGATTTTTTCCTCAGATAGTCAACTATCAAGTCCTGGTCAAAGAGTTTGAAGGGCGAGTAGAGTTTATCCGAACTGTCACTATGGGCGGTGCCAGTCGCAGCTTTGGTGTGCAGGTGGCCCGTATGGCTGGCCTACCAGGCTCAATCATTGACCGGGCTCAGTACCTTATCAATCAAATGGAAAAGAAAGGTGTTGCCTCCAAAATATTGGATGGTCCGCGCATGCGCAACATCCCTATGGATGAAGTGATGCAGCTATCGTTATTTGAATTTGGTCCAGAAAAAACAAGCAAACTAGGAAGAAACGATGTCCAAAACAACTAG
- a CDS encoding tetratricopeptide repeat protein: MSTNKEWDKYFAQGSEAFEQGNFELAETMLTTALSSAERGQDELITSTSLDKLGELYFEMERYDQAEPMFKRALGIRERLLPATDDMVVASLNNLSALYFFQGKHDQAEAPCKRLTEIYEAALGKEHAEVATSVNNLALIYAAQGKNREAEELFKRALSIKEKALGRDHPEVGDILHNLANIYINENSYEEAEPILSEALGILESAIGSDHLDLLPVLTSLAAVAQANGNHKDASRYLERLLGLKEINLAPNHPEVVDCIVNLAASYLYEGRFAEAERLYKRAMTIRERQKGRQSPEVAEIIASIAFVHQSDNKYLLAENLYKEALAICETARGKNSPEAEARLWDLACLYHNNARYQKAEPLWERLSKIREAHLGLSHPDTQSCLDSLTICYLQQTKYKEAEELLKKLTELREATLGPTHPDVAACLHYLAEIMRHDGRFDLAETNYKRALDIRTKSLGPNHPEVAHSLEGYAMLLAATYREMEAEHMRVCAQAILKAHS, translated from the coding sequence GTGTCGACAAATAAAGAATGGGATAAGTATTTCGCCCAGGGCTCTGAAGCCTTCGAGCAAGGCAATTTTGAGCTAGCCGAAACCATGCTCACCACAGCCCTCTCGTCAGCCGAGAGAGGTCAAGATGAGCTAATTACATCCACCAGCCTGGACAAACTGGGTGAGCTTTATTTTGAAATGGAGCGCTATGACCAGGCTGAGCCCATGTTTAAGCGGGCACTGGGCATTAGAGAGCGCCTCTTACCAGCCACTGATGACATGGTAGTTGCCAGTCTCAACAATCTTTCGGCACTTTACTTCTTCCAGGGCAAACATGACCAGGCTGAAGCCCCCTGCAAACGTCTTACCGAAATTTACGAAGCGGCGCTGGGCAAAGAACACGCCGAAGTCGCCACATCAGTAAATAATCTTGCTCTGATTTATGCCGCTCAGGGCAAAAATCGCGAGGCCGAAGAACTATTTAAAAGAGCCCTCTCCATCAAAGAAAAGGCCCTTGGTCGCGATCACCCTGAAGTAGGCGACATACTGCACAATCTGGCCAACATCTATATCAACGAAAACAGCTACGAAGAAGCTGAGCCAATCCTCTCTGAAGCTCTCGGTATCTTAGAGTCAGCCATAGGCTCTGATCACCTGGATTTGTTGCCTGTTTTGACATCACTGGCAGCAGTGGCACAGGCTAACGGCAATCACAAAGATGCCAGCCGCTATCTCGAGCGTTTGCTTGGTCTCAAAGAAATCAACCTGGCACCCAACCATCCCGAAGTAGTGGACTGCATCGTCAACCTGGCTGCGTCTTATCTCTATGAAGGTCGCTTTGCTGAAGCAGAAAGACTCTACAAGCGCGCCATGACCATAAGAGAGCGTCAAAAAGGTAGACAGAGTCCAGAAGTGGCCGAAATCATCGCCAGCATCGCTTTTGTGCACCAGTCAGACAATAAATATCTACTGGCCGAAAATCTCTACAAAGAAGCGCTCGCCATCTGCGAGACAGCTCGCGGCAAAAACAGTCCAGAAGCCGAAGCAAGACTCTGGGATCTGGCCTGTCTTTATCACAACAATGCCCGCTATCAAAAAGCTGAGCCGCTCTGGGAGCGTCTCTCCAAGATTCGCGAAGCCCATCTCGGGCTATCGCATCCAGATACACAATCTTGTCTCGATAGTTTGACTATCTGTTATTTGCAGCAGACCAAGTACAAAGAAGCAGAAGAATTGCTCAAAAAATTGACCGAATTGCGTGAAGCAACTCTCGGTCCAACTCATCCAGATGTGGCTGCCTGCCTCCATTATCTTGCAGAAATAATGAGACATGATGGTCGCTTCGACCTGGCAGAGACTAATTACAAACGGGCTCTCGATATTCGCACCAAGAGCCTCGGACCCAATCATCCTGAAGTAGCCCACTCCCTGGAAGGTTACGCCATGCTCCTGGCTGCCACTTACCGAGAAATGGAAGCCGAGCATATGCGCGTTTGCGCCCAGGCTATTCTAAAAGCCCATAGCTAA